The following nucleotide sequence is from Aminivibrio sp..
GGGCATATCCGAGGTCGAGCCCGAGGAGATCGTTCACCGTCATTCCCCCCGCGAGGGCCGTGGCGATGATATCCACCCGTTTCGCCGAGCCCTGGCCGCCCACGATCTGCCCGCCGAGCAGTCTGCCCGTACCTTCCTCACCCACGAGCTTCACGTGCATGGTCTCCGCTCCGGGGTAGTACCCCGCCCGGGTCTTGGTCCGGATGACCGAGGAGACAAACCGGAAGCCGTTTTCTTCCGCTTCCCTCTCCGTCAGCCCGGTCCGGGCGACTTCGAGGTCGCAGTGCTTGCTCATGGCGGTGCCGTAGACGCCCCTGAAAGCAGCCCGGCCGCCTCCCATGGAGATTCCGGCCACCCGCCCCATCTTGTTGGCCACGGTGCCCAGGGCGACCCAAAAGGGTTTGCCCGTCAGAAGGTGGGTGGTGGAAGCGCAGTCTCCGGCGGCCCAGATTCCGTGACGGGATGTGGCCATGGTCTCGTCGGCGAGGATGGAATCCCGGACGGACAGGGTCAACCCCGCCTCCGCGGCCAACCCGGAGTTGGGGCGGACGCCGAGACCCATGATCACCATTTCGGTCTCTATTTCCCCCTGTTCGGTGATAACCGACCGCACCCGGCCTCCTTCGGTGCCGAAGCCGACCAGGCCTTCGCCGAGGCGAAGCTCCGTCCCTATACTGCGGATCGCGGAGGCGATGCGTTCCGCCATGTCGGCGTCGAAGGTGTTCATGACCTGGGGCGACTTGTCAACGAGGGTCACCTTCATCCCCCGGGCACAGGCGAAGGCCTCGGCCATCTCCAGGCCGATGTAGCCTCCCCCGATGACCACGGCGTGCCGGGGCTTGATTTCGTCAACGTAACGCCGGGCGGCAATGCCGGTCTCAAGGGTGCCGAGGGTGAAGATCCCCTCCGCTTTCGCCCCCTCCACCGGGGGCACCGCCGGACTCGCCCCCGTGGCGATGAGCAGTTTGTCCCAGAAATCCCGGAATTCCCTTCCCGACTCCAGGTCCCTCACCAGCAGGGCACCCCTGTCAGGGTCGATGGAAAGCACCTCGTGGCGGATGTTCACTCCTATGTTCTGCTTCTGCATGAATTCCTCAGGCGTCCGGACCACAAGCCTGGATGCCGGCTCCACGAGCCCGGCGACAAAGTAGGGTATGCC
It contains:
- a CDS encoding FAD-dependent oxidoreductase, whose protein sequence is MAKERILIIGGDAAGMSAAGQVRKRLPGADIVVYERSGYSSYSACGIPYFVAGLVEPASRLVVRTPEEFMQKQNIGVNIRHEVLSIDPDRGALLVRDLESGREFRDFWDKLLIATGASPAVPPVEGAKAEGIFTLGTLETGIAARRYVDEIKPRHAVVIGGGYIGLEMAEAFACARGMKVTLVDKSPQVMNTFDADMAERIASAIRSIGTELRLGEGLVGFGTEGGRVRSVITEQGEIETEMVIMGLGVRPNSGLAAEAGLTLSVRDSILADETMATSRHGIWAAGDCASTTHLLTGKPFWVALGTVANKMGRVAGISMGGGRAAFRGVYGTAMSKHCDLEVARTGLTEREAEENGFRFVSSVIRTKTRAGYYPGAETMHVKLVGEEGTGRLLGGQIVGGQGSAKRVDIIATALAGGMTVNDLLGLDLGYAPPFSMAWDPVQIAGRELLKKTGGE